A DNA window from Amphiprion ocellaris isolate individual 3 ecotype Okinawa chromosome 8, ASM2253959v1, whole genome shotgun sequence contains the following coding sequences:
- the tmem269 gene encoding transmembrane protein 269 isoform X1, whose protein sequence is MILLTSSSGVFQCTNKLFLSDQSTGLQIKEFARKNAANALSVANMVMGMASILSSLNGHHHAACWLVLIGYLLDLADGAVARRLDACSALGAKLDDFADFTTFGIATSLLLRTSDLLDNILCMCYVLSVFVRLCFFSSGIPFMYRGLPCIYSSAILASASLLSGGNMVVLRVIAVAMILFMISQNFYPHDRVLESQAWKKVVYAGGVIMVFCSFFPPACVYYLLWSVSYILFPTSLWSSKV, encoded by the exons ATGATCCTCCTGACTTCCTCCTCTG GTGTCTTCCAGTGTACCAACAAGCTCTTTCTGAGTGATCAGTCCACAGGACTTCAGATCAAGGAGTTTGCAcgtaaaaatgcagcaaatgcTCTGTCGGTTGCCAACATGGTCATGGGCATGGCCTCCATTCTCAGCAGCCTAAATGG GCACCATCATGCTGCATGTTGGCTCGTTCTGATTGGCTACCTGCTGGATTTGGCAGATGGAGCAGTTGCCAGGCGACTCGATGCCTGCTCTGCACTGG GTGCAAAGCTGGATGACTTTGCTGACTTCACCACCTTTGGGATTGCCACATCGTTGCTTCTGAGGACATCTGACCTGCTGGACAACATCCTGTGCATGTGTtatgttctgtctgtgttcGTCCGCCTTTGTTTCTTCTCAAGCG GGATCCCCTTCATGTACCGTGGCCTGCCCTGCATCTACTCGTCAGCCATCCTGGCCAGCGCTTCCTTGCTGTCAGGGGGAAACATGGTCGTGTTGCGGGTCATCGCAGTGGCCATGATCCTCTTCATGATCAGTCAGAACTTCTATCCCCATGACAGAGTGCTGGAGTCCCAGGCCTGGAAAAAAGTAGTCTATGCTGGAG gAGTCATCATGGTATTCTGCTCTTTCTTCCCCCCTGCATGTGTTTACTACCTGCTGTGGTCTGTCTCCTACATTTTGTTCCCAACATCCCTTTGGAGCAGTAAAGTGTAA
- the tmem269 gene encoding transmembrane protein 269 isoform X2 produces the protein MVMGMASILSSLNGHHHAACWLVLIGYLLDLADGAVARRLDACSALGAKLDDFADFTTFGIATSLLLRTSDLLDNILCMCYVLSVFVRLCFFSSGIPFMYRGLPCIYSSAILASASLLSGGNMVVLRVIAVAMILFMISQNFYPHDRVLESQAWKKVVYAGGVIMVFCSFFPPACVYYLLWSVSYILFPTSLWSSKV, from the exons ATGGTCATGGGCATGGCCTCCATTCTCAGCAGCCTAAATGG GCACCATCATGCTGCATGTTGGCTCGTTCTGATTGGCTACCTGCTGGATTTGGCAGATGGAGCAGTTGCCAGGCGACTCGATGCCTGCTCTGCACTGG GTGCAAAGCTGGATGACTTTGCTGACTTCACCACCTTTGGGATTGCCACATCGTTGCTTCTGAGGACATCTGACCTGCTGGACAACATCCTGTGCATGTGTtatgttctgtctgtgttcGTCCGCCTTTGTTTCTTCTCAAGCG GGATCCCCTTCATGTACCGTGGCCTGCCCTGCATCTACTCGTCAGCCATCCTGGCCAGCGCTTCCTTGCTGTCAGGGGGAAACATGGTCGTGTTGCGGGTCATCGCAGTGGCCATGATCCTCTTCATGATCAGTCAGAACTTCTATCCCCATGACAGAGTGCTGGAGTCCCAGGCCTGGAAAAAAGTAGTCTATGCTGGAG gAGTCATCATGGTATTCTGCTCTTTCTTCCCCCCTGCATGTGTTTACTACCTGCTGTGGTCTGTCTCCTACATTTTGTTCCCAACATCCCTTTGGAGCAGTAAAGTGTAA
- the si:ch73-206d17.1 gene encoding tyrosine-protein kinase STYK1, which translates to MDVDCSNDTSPSVCSEEASGPLAVIIIPSLLALSTVLVVTLIFCSLYTNKQRRQRTTGHLTNGQQSVSLTADSVSTSNVQAALCPWEIPEECVLESLEFWQTGRYGPICKGLLKNRDGASSAVVVKSLRDGPNQPEAKEFVQWVFFHATVCKHENVVQMLYCQTKRPPMYLVLDAYNPGNLLHFLWTLRNTNSSIADPLQNFSERSVFLVAKQVAAGLDYLMSEHRLVHGNVAARNILIGPGLSARVCGLGVAFRAREMDSAIRKRATEVPLKWQAPERIIMQLSIDRSDVWSFGILLYELITLGSPPYPELEPLSVLPKLQASYRMKRPENCGGPLYDLMKYCWMWSFKERPAFSAIIKLLESSLHLAATNPVCVPEVIDVFEYNRKAGLLS; encoded by the exons ATGGACGTGGACTGTAGCAATGATACCTCACCATCTGTGTGCT CTGAAGAAGCATCTGGTCCACTTGCTGTCATTATCATCCCCTCTCTGTTGGCTCTGAGCACAGTTTTAGTCGTGACTCTGATTTTCTGCAGTCtctatacaaacaaacaaagaagacagaggACCACAGGTCATTTGACAAACG gcCAGCAGAGCGTATCCCTGACTGCAGATTCTGTAAGCACTTCAAATGTCCAGGCAGCTTTGTGTCCCTGGGAAATCCCTGAAGAGTGTGTTCTTGAGAGTCTAGAGTTTTGGCAGACAGGTCGCTATGGCCCTATCTGTAAAGGTTTGCTTAAGAATAGAGATGGAGCCTCATCTGCTGTGGTGGTTAAGTCCCTCCGAG ATGGTCCCAACCAGCCTGAAGCTAAGGAGTTTGTGCAGTGGGTCTTCTTCCACGCCACGGTGTGTAAACATGAGAACGTGGTGCAGATGTTGTACTGTCAGACCAAGCGTCCACCTATGTACCTGGTCTTAGATGCCTACAACCCAGGGAacctccttcacttcctctggaCACTCAGAAAT ACAAATTCAAGCATAGCAGATCCATTGCAAAACTTCTCCGAGAGGTCAGTGTTTCTGGTGGCAAAGCAGGTTGCTGCTGGTCTG GATTACCTGATGTCTGAGCACAGGCTGGTGCATGGCAATGTTGCTGCCAGGAACATCTTAATTGGCCCAGGTCTCTCAGCCCGAGTGTGTGGGCTGGGTGTGGCATTTAGAGCACGCGAAATGGATTCAGCAATTAGGAAGAGAGCAACAGAGGTGCCTCTGAAATGGCAAGCTCCAGAGAGGATTATAATGCAGCTCAGTATCGACAGGAGCGACGT GTGGTCATTTGGAATCTTACTCTATGAGCTGATTACCTTAG GCTCTCCCCCATATCCTGAGCTGGAGCCTCTGTCAGTGCTTCCAAAGCTACAGGCATCTTATCGAATGAAGAGACCAGAGAACTGTGGGGGACCTCT GTATGACCTGATGAAGTACTGCTGGATGTGGAGTTTCAAAGAGCGGCCGGCATTTTCAGCCATCATAAAGCTTTTGGAGTCCTCACTTCACCTTGCTGCTACAAACCCTGTTTGTGTTCCTGAGGTCATTGACGTATTTGAATACAACAGAAAGGCAGGGCTGCTCTCATAG